Proteins encoded in a region of the Stieleria neptunia genome:
- a CDS encoding tetratricopeptide repeat protein produces the protein MATRFSFSLRSRSIHSQAVSIRFAALGLLTLLVTASPLSAQPPDRERQIADRFLEVLVRNPRPGTALDRVYDFHVQHQSLDRLLQSLDDAHSGHKQTVRGLIQLKRADASAAVDSLQNAEALLTGNANVSHQLAKALADAGEHEKAIEAFQRAIAKQPDRRHAPDIYLDLGKLHCRTGHVDRAITLWQQLVDQFPDDPSIAEKVATALVAQQAYEPALDHYRRLAEQAKSAETRVGYQIKVADLTARIGQTQQAREQLQSILDRLRPGSWLHADVRSRFERSYLSAGDTDALADYYRHQSARFPDDVTLPIRLAEILAGSGRTAEAETILLQTLDSAPQDVDARLALVEILQGEGRAGEAAGQIEQLIAIDPANPDYRLRLGEARLDDLSISLKRRRGAARDAWDQLAEIKSDDAALLAIIAGRMHSIEASDRAIELYRQAIDAAPDAPHYRASLGELLHDLGRHDDAVAVWRSLAEGPRRSAETLIQLAGIFASVERTDLALQSWQQAAELDLSFDQRLHYVRVLSDANRHDAAFQELENASGLAESGEERERLMRHRIEALRAAGKLDEQIAQVSVQEPTAENQRFLALLFRANGQPAAAWLSIDAALKLDPENVTALRDAVDIADGLGRLSAAATHLEALVQLDKRFQVNHLGRLVQLREQLGETDLALNAAQAMIDANPASPESYHQYARIALATGRDEAGESALRRAILVDPRDIEARVTLARRFAERYETLAAIDLFWQAIEYEPEFTARTELVQQLVPLYARRGEIDQLVARLERVELDGLDPKTKPILIATVWTVVKDFRQSHTVLKRMLGKHPRDVKLLQAMVDHLSQSGDLLAAVSYQRRLVRVEDTPSNQSRLSSLELEAGLITQTEVTMREMKATKDPTRMASIIRRIAATDPEQAAELCRVALQNNGDLWDIQIVRAQLLLLSDAPERAEHVAQAGKLAGEVAGLKLDPDLASISGLAPTAPSNATLRVSSARYSNPAALTKYVVVSRAAPGASLTLKVRRPRQASVGRDGYPASAAASLQTILFLNERRITSRRNNGSKSYSFSFGSNFLAPGDYFQAYWIARCVQILADRELASLNGQPITAKQVIDKRFSNPPIESEDVDAFRHAIRLHSIQNSLDDTDTLPPEAIIWRFAQLDPASDQPALAELLARRSRNRHVLARPRQDKISPLDDAKLAILADVCQTHQTLATKRSAPIETIRRDLQLRQNLVAESRLAGKDDPFSETLDQPFAPSSYHRGIAEIQAALWENAFTLADEKAADLVQIARSSRPGRSMTDQVVPWIVSPNSDDEQAFVIRHRQLLADAWIAHWSRWSILYRQGLPPSELFGGDQLQIVTPVLLPGLHPPRYELFKLQLPLSKRLIEANLLRGVLPLIPKQSVRGSSSTILSVPDDFLQRLVEPLEGATPHELKLRRILAAFAAWWDQRPLDCFVQLETLADEFPDDLDLQIEAARLAVVTEQPAKAFERLDQIKTTDDSARQQVELARVILAAQAGNDDLVRSTARQLLARPMDDDTRTFLTKQLESIHSKNASVASLQQAIRKQPVAPAPNRVPIRNPVADAVEQIQLAQSLLESGNFITASEVAYSVIHRQQDPRKANRTGTRRQAIQILAQTNRLQPLITTTKRKLESSPNSSVYREELADLYVAAGEPELAGRLWEQTIESEKLTPRQIIRRASSLRGKQKFHHAAVLYLVAFERDPKQWQSHWNVFTRAASMSTSQEILFDHLCRIDIRSFPLESACSVIRIPGSGPFSEARRRFAQHVVNHPQAATQLDVLLAAIPKSERKQIPELTSMMVDAITSRDAFRHDSPLWSMRGWNESGIVPGVLSDLMDLLHRDDQASQRFLMAVDVSASEDTQANGEFLKAVYELHAEETRGAAAERIRAMVPPRLDAAITASPAGNIPAGLLWQTGQLIETLDPIDQKAMLQIGIFQAAVRHSPSDPVASHPVGSPLDQLFRAYVKVGRGDLARRGWLQRLRTWEYPRTTGVRENRQLQVAAHLAEHLFESGFPIDAAGICRRFLDQPLVFQLARRYSQGRNHQRILETRLESAIESVDAENAILYVNAMRADLLAGVQEAPVDLYATKLDRLTETPRDCLFELAIRTASETPAGRDACQKLLTEFDRIADGEKQPSSNLPARLMLASVVRPDDLSDLVDECLQTLPTETRLKAGPLREWVLALTAIERSDVESVDAALEQMIARLVEIADENGDQAALSVLTGLHHRDDAPAAR, from the coding sequence ATGGCGACACGGTTTTCCTTCTCACTGCGTTCCAGGTCGATTCATTCGCAGGCCGTCTCGATCCGTTTCGCAGCGCTGGGCCTGTTGACGCTGCTGGTCACCGCGTCGCCCTTGTCCGCGCAGCCTCCCGATCGAGAACGTCAGATCGCGGATCGGTTCCTCGAAGTCCTGGTACGGAATCCCCGTCCCGGCACGGCGCTCGATCGGGTCTATGACTTTCATGTCCAACACCAATCGCTCGATCGATTGCTGCAGTCGCTCGATGATGCCCATTCGGGTCACAAGCAGACGGTCCGCGGTCTGATTCAGCTCAAGCGGGCAGACGCATCGGCCGCGGTTGATTCCCTGCAAAATGCGGAAGCGTTGTTGACTGGAAATGCCAACGTCAGCCACCAGCTGGCCAAGGCGCTGGCGGACGCGGGTGAACACGAAAAGGCGATCGAAGCGTTTCAACGTGCCATCGCGAAACAGCCCGATCGTCGACACGCACCGGACATCTATCTCGATCTCGGCAAACTGCATTGCCGGACCGGCCACGTCGACCGGGCGATCACGCTTTGGCAACAGTTGGTCGATCAATTTCCCGACGATCCTTCGATCGCGGAAAAGGTCGCGACCGCCTTGGTGGCACAGCAAGCCTACGAACCAGCACTCGACCACTATCGACGATTAGCCGAACAAGCCAAGTCGGCGGAAACCCGGGTCGGCTATCAAATCAAAGTCGCTGATCTGACGGCCCGGATCGGTCAAACGCAGCAGGCCCGCGAGCAATTGCAATCGATTCTGGACCGTTTGCGTCCGGGAAGCTGGCTGCACGCCGACGTCCGCAGCCGATTCGAACGGAGCTATCTGTCCGCCGGCGACACCGACGCGTTGGCGGATTATTACCGGCACCAATCGGCACGTTTTCCGGACGACGTCACGCTGCCGATTCGTTTGGCGGAAATCCTGGCGGGATCGGGGCGCACTGCGGAAGCCGAGACGATCCTGTTGCAGACGCTCGACAGCGCGCCGCAAGATGTCGATGCCCGTCTTGCCTTGGTGGAAATTCTCCAAGGCGAAGGCAGGGCCGGCGAGGCTGCTGGACAAATCGAACAATTGATCGCCATCGATCCGGCCAATCCCGACTATCGGTTGCGTCTGGGAGAAGCCCGTCTCGATGATTTATCCATCAGTCTCAAGCGACGGCGCGGTGCGGCCCGCGACGCGTGGGATCAGCTCGCGGAAATCAAGTCTGATGATGCCGCCCTGCTGGCGATCATCGCTGGACGTATGCATTCCATCGAAGCCTCCGATCGCGCCATCGAACTCTATCGGCAAGCCATCGATGCGGCCCCCGACGCCCCACACTATCGCGCCTCCCTGGGCGAGCTGCTGCACGATCTCGGGCGGCACGACGATGCGGTCGCGGTCTGGCGGTCCCTTGCCGAGGGCCCGCGGCGCAGTGCGGAGACACTGATTCAGTTGGCCGGAATCTTCGCGTCCGTCGAGCGGACCGATCTGGCACTGCAAAGCTGGCAGCAAGCGGCCGAGTTGGATTTGTCGTTTGACCAACGCTTGCATTACGTCCGCGTGCTCTCCGACGCGAATCGGCACGACGCGGCGTTTCAAGAATTGGAAAACGCCTCGGGTTTGGCGGAAAGCGGCGAAGAACGCGAGCGGCTGATGCGGCATCGAATCGAAGCACTGCGGGCGGCGGGCAAACTGGACGAGCAGATTGCCCAGGTTTCCGTCCAAGAACCGACGGCGGAAAACCAGCGGTTTCTGGCATTGCTTTTCCGGGCCAACGGACAACCGGCGGCGGCATGGCTTTCGATCGACGCCGCACTGAAACTCGATCCGGAAAACGTGACGGCCCTTCGCGATGCGGTCGACATCGCCGACGGATTGGGTCGACTCTCCGCCGCCGCGACGCATCTGGAAGCGTTGGTGCAGTTGGACAAACGTTTCCAGGTCAACCATCTCGGTCGGCTGGTCCAACTTCGGGAACAGTTGGGCGAAACGGATCTCGCATTGAATGCCGCTCAAGCCATGATTGACGCGAACCCGGCGTCACCGGAATCGTATCATCAGTACGCTCGAATCGCCTTGGCGACCGGTCGGGATGAAGCGGGCGAGAGCGCGTTGCGACGAGCCATCCTGGTGGACCCCCGGGACATCGAAGCACGTGTCACGCTGGCAAGGCGATTCGCCGAACGGTATGAAACACTTGCCGCGATCGATTTGTTCTGGCAAGCCATCGAATACGAACCGGAATTCACGGCACGGACGGAGTTGGTCCAACAGCTGGTGCCCCTGTATGCACGACGCGGAGAAATCGACCAGCTCGTGGCCCGGCTGGAACGCGTCGAACTGGACGGGCTGGACCCAAAAACCAAGCCCATTCTGATCGCGACCGTTTGGACGGTTGTCAAAGATTTCCGGCAATCCCACACGGTTCTCAAGCGGATGCTCGGCAAACATCCTCGCGATGTCAAACTGCTGCAGGCGATGGTCGATCACTTGTCGCAATCCGGCGATTTGCTCGCGGCGGTTTCGTATCAACGCCGGCTGGTCCGTGTGGAAGACACGCCGTCGAATCAAAGTCGGCTATCGTCGCTCGAACTGGAAGCCGGATTGATCACGCAAACCGAAGTGACGATGCGGGAGATGAAGGCGACGAAGGATCCCACGCGGATGGCGTCCATCATTCGTCGGATCGCAGCCACCGATCCCGAGCAGGCGGCCGAACTGTGTCGCGTCGCGTTGCAGAACAATGGCGACTTGTGGGACATTCAAATCGTCCGGGCTCAACTGCTGTTACTGTCCGATGCCCCCGAACGCGCTGAGCATGTGGCCCAAGCCGGAAAGTTGGCCGGCGAAGTGGCGGGGTTGAAACTCGATCCGGACTTGGCGTCCATCTCAGGCCTTGCCCCGACGGCCCCGTCCAACGCCACCTTGCGGGTTTCCTCTGCTAGATACTCGAACCCCGCCGCACTCACGAAGTATGTTGTGGTGAGCCGCGCCGCGCCGGGAGCGTCCCTGACGCTCAAAGTCCGGCGACCGAGACAAGCCTCGGTGGGCCGCGATGGCTATCCCGCGTCCGCTGCGGCGTCACTGCAGACCATTTTGTTCCTCAATGAACGACGCATCACGAGTCGGCGAAACAACGGATCCAAAAGTTATTCGTTCTCCTTCGGCAGCAATTTTCTCGCACCCGGGGATTACTTCCAGGCTTACTGGATCGCGCGTTGCGTGCAGATTCTCGCGGATCGTGAATTGGCGTCACTCAACGGACAACCGATCACGGCGAAGCAAGTGATCGACAAACGGTTCTCCAACCCGCCGATCGAGTCCGAGGACGTCGACGCGTTTCGCCACGCAATCCGGCTGCATTCGATTCAAAATTCGCTCGACGATACCGACACGTTGCCACCCGAAGCGATCATCTGGCGGTTCGCCCAGCTCGATCCGGCGAGCGATCAACCGGCGCTCGCCGAGCTGCTCGCCAGGCGATCACGCAATCGACACGTACTGGCAAGGCCCCGGCAGGACAAGATTTCACCGCTCGACGATGCAAAACTGGCGATCCTGGCCGACGTTTGCCAAACACACCAGACCCTGGCGACGAAGCGTTCGGCGCCGATCGAAACGATTAGACGTGACCTGCAGTTGCGACAAAACCTGGTGGCGGAGTCTCGTCTGGCAGGAAAAGACGATCCGTTCTCCGAGACGCTTGATCAGCCGTTCGCCCCGTCGAGCTACCATCGCGGCATCGCAGAAATCCAAGCAGCATTGTGGGAAAACGCTTTCACACTGGCGGATGAAAAAGCCGCCGATTTGGTCCAGATCGCCAGGTCCAGTCGCCCCGGCAGATCGATGACCGACCAAGTGGTGCCGTGGATCGTCTCGCCAAACAGTGACGACGAACAAGCCTTCGTGATCCGCCATCGACAACTGCTGGCCGATGCTTGGATCGCGCATTGGTCGCGCTGGTCGATTCTTTACCGCCAAGGTCTGCCCCCGTCAGAATTGTTTGGTGGTGACCAGCTGCAAATCGTGACTCCGGTGTTGTTGCCGGGTCTGCACCCGCCACGCTATGAACTTTTCAAACTGCAGCTGCCACTATCGAAGCGATTGATCGAGGCCAATCTGTTGCGGGGAGTGCTGCCGCTGATTCCAAAGCAGTCTGTGAGAGGATCCTCATCGACCATCCTTTCGGTCCCGGACGATTTTCTGCAAAGGTTGGTCGAGCCGCTCGAGGGTGCAACGCCGCACGAGTTGAAATTGCGGCGGATTCTTGCTGCGTTCGCGGCGTGGTGGGACCAACGGCCGCTGGATTGTTTTGTCCAGCTGGAAACGCTGGCCGATGAGTTCCCCGACGATCTCGACTTGCAAATCGAAGCGGCGCGTCTGGCCGTGGTCACCGAGCAACCGGCTAAAGCATTCGAACGTCTCGATCAAATCAAAACCACGGACGATTCAGCCCGCCAACAAGTCGAATTGGCACGCGTGATTCTGGCCGCACAGGCGGGCAACGATGACCTCGTTCGTTCCACCGCCAGACAGCTACTCGCTCGGCCGATGGATGACGACACGCGAACATTCCTGACGAAACAATTGGAATCGATCCATTCGAAAAACGCATCGGTCGCTTCGTTGCAGCAGGCGATCAGGAAACAGCCCGTCGCCCCCGCCCCGAATCGCGTCCCCATCCGCAATCCCGTGGCGGATGCTGTCGAACAAATCCAGTTGGCGCAATCGCTGCTCGAATCGGGTAATTTTATCACCGCGTCGGAAGTCGCCTATTCGGTCATCCATCGCCAACAAGACCCACGCAAGGCAAACCGAACCGGTACACGGCGTCAAGCGATCCAGATCCTGGCCCAGACGAACCGCTTGCAGCCCCTGATCACCACGACCAAGCGTAAACTCGAGTCCTCTCCGAACTCGAGTGTCTATCGCGAAGAACTCGCCGATTTGTATGTCGCCGCTGGGGAACCGGAACTCGCCGGCCGGCTCTGGGAACAGACGATCGAATCGGAGAAGCTGACGCCGCGCCAAATCATCAGGCGGGCGAGTTCGCTGCGAGGCAAACAGAAATTCCATCACGCCGCGGTGCTATATTTGGTCGCGTTCGAGCGCGATCCGAAACAATGGCAGAGTCACTGGAATGTGTTCACTCGCGCGGCGTCGATGTCGACCTCGCAAGAGATTCTGTTTGATCACCTTTGTCGAATCGACATCCGATCGTTCCCCCTCGAATCCGCCTGCAGCGTGATCCGGATTCCCGGATCGGGGCCGTTCAGCGAGGCTCGGCGACGCTTTGCCCAGCATGTCGTGAACCATCCCCAAGCCGCCACACAATTGGACGTGCTGTTGGCTGCGATTCCAAAATCCGAACGGAAGCAGATTCCCGAATTGACCTCGATGATGGTCGATGCCATCACCTCACGGGATGCCTTTCGCCACGATTCGCCACTTTGGAGCATGCGGGGGTGGAACGAATCGGGAATCGTTCCAGGCGTGTTGAGCGATCTGATGGATCTGTTGCATCGCGATGACCAAGCGTCGCAACGGTTTCTCATGGCGGTCGATGTCTCAGCGTCGGAGGACACTCAGGCGAATGGCGAGTTTCTGAAGGCCGTTTATGAACTGCATGCCGAGGAGACACGGGGTGCGGCGGCGGAGCGGATTCGCGCGATGGTTCCGCCTCGCTTGGATGCAGCGATCACGGCGTCTCCGGCAGGAAACATTCCCGCCGGACTGCTTTGGCAAACCGGCCAACTGATCGAAACACTCGATCCGATCGATCAGAAAGCGATGCTGCAAATCGGAATCTTTCAGGCCGCGGTTCGCCATTCGCCATCGGATCCCGTCGCATCACATCCCGTCGGCTCGCCACTGGATCAACTGTTTCGCGCCTACGTCAAAGTCGGACGGGGCGATCTGGCCCGACGCGGTTGGCTGCAGCGACTCCGCACGTGGGAGTATCCGCGCACCACGGGCGTGCGAGAGAATCGGCAATTGCAGGTCGCGGCGCACCTCGCTGAGCACCTGTTCGAATCCGGTTTCCCGATCGATGCCGCCGGAATCTGTCGGCGTTTCCTGGACCAGCCCCTGGTGTTCCAATTGGCCAGACGATACAGCCAGGGGCGAAATCATCAAAGGATTTTGGAAACTCGCCTTGAATCCGCGATCGAATCCGTCGATGCCGAAAACGCCATCTTGTACGTCAATGCAATGCGGGCTGATCTGTTGGCCGGCGTTCAGGAGGCCCCTGTGGATCTGTACGCAACCAAGCTGGACCGCTTGACCGAGACTCCACGGGATTGCCTGTTCGAGCTGGCAATCCGAACGGCCTCAGAGACTCCGGCCGGACGCGATGCATGCCAGAAACTGCTCACAGAATTCGATCGCATCGCCGATGGCGAAAAGCAACCCTCATCCAATCTTCCCGCCCGTCTGATGTTGGCGTCGGTCGTCAGGCCGGACGATTTGAGCGACCTGGTCGATGAATGCCTGCAAACGTTGCCTACGGAGACACGGTTGAAAGCGGGTCCGTTGCGTGAATGGGTCCTGGCATTGACGGCGATCGAGAGGAGCGACGTCGAATCCGTCGACGCGGCATTGGAGCAAATGATCGCGCGGTTGGTTGAAATTGCGGACGAAAACGGTGACCAGGCAGCCCTGTCGGTGCTGACGGGCCTCCATCATCGCGACGACGCCCCCGCCGCTCGCTGA
- a CDS encoding cis-3-hydroxy-L-proline dehydratase, with protein sequence MKITGFKVYQVDLPLAEGNYSWSEGKSVDVFDSTVVQIETDAGVVGFGEVCPLGPVYLPAYAAGARAGLQELAPQLIGADPTELLALNQKMDRVMKGHPYVKTAIDMACWDILGKVSGLPVCTLLGGRFGDDVVLYRAISQRPAAEMAENVAGYREEGYRRFQLKVGGRPDEDIERIRAAREVLQPGDKLVADANTGWLMHEAMRVVGAVRDVDVYIEQPCATYQQCLTIRENTNLPFILDEVIDSVDAILKGASDRAMDAVNIKISKFGGLTKARQARDLCVSLGIAMTIEDSWGGDIITAAIAHLAHSTPTDYLFTSTDFNSYVTQSIADGAPKRVNGRMAASTEPGLGITPKFDVLGDPVWSC encoded by the coding sequence ATGAAGATTACCGGATTCAAGGTTTACCAAGTCGACCTGCCCCTGGCGGAAGGCAATTACAGCTGGTCGGAGGGGAAGAGCGTCGACGTCTTTGATTCCACGGTCGTCCAAATCGAGACGGATGCGGGCGTGGTCGGTTTCGGTGAAGTCTGCCCACTCGGACCGGTCTACCTGCCCGCCTACGCCGCCGGAGCCCGGGCGGGGCTCCAAGAACTCGCCCCCCAACTGATCGGCGCAGACCCGACCGAGTTGTTGGCGCTGAATCAAAAAATGGACCGCGTGATGAAGGGCCACCCCTACGTCAAAACGGCGATCGACATGGCATGCTGGGACATCCTGGGCAAAGTCTCTGGGTTGCCGGTTTGCACCTTGCTGGGCGGCCGATTCGGAGACGACGTGGTGCTCTATCGTGCGATCTCCCAACGACCGGCCGCCGAGATGGCCGAGAACGTCGCCGGGTATCGCGAAGAAGGCTATCGACGGTTCCAGTTGAAGGTCGGTGGCCGACCCGATGAGGACATCGAGCGAATCCGCGCGGCCCGAGAGGTGTTGCAGCCGGGCGATAAACTGGTCGCCGATGCCAATACGGGCTGGTTGATGCACGAAGCGATGCGGGTCGTCGGCGCCGTGCGTGACGTCGACGTTTACATCGAACAACCCTGCGCGACGTATCAGCAGTGTTTGACGATTCGCGAAAACACCAATCTGCCGTTTATCTTGGACGAAGTCATCGACTCGGTCGACGCGATCCTGAAAGGTGCCTCCGACCGTGCGATGGATGCAGTCAACATCAAGATCAGCAAGTTCGGCGGACTGACCAAAGCCAGACAGGCGCGCGACCTGTGCGTGTCCCTGGGGATCGCGATGACGATCGAAGATAGCTGGGGCGGAGACATCATCACCGCCGCGATCGCGCACCTGGCACACAGCACCCCGACGGACTATCTGTTCACGTCAACGGACTTCAACAGCTACGTCACCCAGTCGATCGCCGACGGGGCACCCAAACGGGTCAACGGCCGGATGGCGGCATCGACCGAGCCCGGGCTGGGGATCACCCCTAAATTCGACGTCCTGGGCGACCCGGTCTGGAGCTGCTGA
- a CDS encoding sulfatase has product MSRLMIVAALCCLSGFASAADRPNVLFIAVDDLNHWLTHLNRNPQARTPNFDRLARRGVTFTNAHCAVPACEPSRCALMSGRRPWVSGCYKNGHAWKKHQAAGEGLSAQFLNAGYHVAGAGKIYHSRQYYPSEWTEYMSDDGLSANGPGVKKMDGYHDDVTHPNLKDDDIMDWHCVNYCIERITKKSDKPFFVACGLYKPHLPFVAPRKYYDAFPLESIQLPPHIENDLADIPPSGVKMAGPQGDHAKFLKSGRWKAAIQSYLATCSYTDMNLGRLLDALDASPNKDNTIICLWSDHGWSLGEKEHWRKFALWEETTRTAFIWVVPGLTTPGTRCDRSVDLMSVYPTLCELTGIATPDHVSGRDISSLLRDPQAAWEFPAITTHGRGNHSVKTETHRYIRYANGEEELYDVVADPYEWKNLASKQGSDAIRSQLAKWLPKQEKPEPKK; this is encoded by the coding sequence ATGTCGCGATTGATGATTGTCGCCGCCCTGTGCTGTCTCTCCGGTTTCGCTTCGGCGGCGGATCGACCGAACGTTCTGTTCATCGCCGTCGATGACTTGAACCATTGGTTGACGCATTTGAACCGCAACCCGCAGGCTCGCACGCCGAACTTTGATCGGCTGGCCCGTCGCGGCGTCACCTTCACCAACGCCCATTGTGCCGTGCCGGCTTGCGAACCGTCGCGTTGTGCGTTGATGAGCGGACGGCGACCGTGGGTGTCAGGCTGCTACAAAAACGGTCACGCCTGGAAAAAACACCAAGCGGCCGGCGAGGGGTTGAGCGCGCAATTTCTAAACGCCGGTTACCACGTCGCCGGTGCCGGAAAAATCTACCACTCCCGACAGTACTACCCCAGCGAATGGACCGAGTACATGTCCGACGACGGGTTAAGTGCGAACGGACCGGGGGTAAAAAAAATGGATGGGTACCACGACGATGTGACGCACCCCAACCTGAAAGACGACGACATCATGGATTGGCACTGCGTCAACTACTGCATCGAACGCATCACCAAGAAAAGCGACAAGCCGTTCTTCGTCGCCTGCGGACTGTACAAACCCCACCTGCCGTTCGTCGCCCCGCGAAAGTACTACGATGCGTTTCCGCTGGAATCGATCCAGTTGCCGCCGCACATCGAAAACGACTTGGCCGACATTCCGCCGTCGGGCGTGAAGATGGCCGGCCCACAAGGCGACCACGCCAAATTCCTCAAGAGTGGTCGTTGGAAGGCCGCGATTCAATCCTATCTGGCGACGTGCAGCTACACCGACATGAACCTCGGTCGATTGCTCGATGCACTTGACGCCAGCCCGAACAAAGACAACACGATCATCTGCCTGTGGAGCGATCACGGTTGGTCGCTGGGCGAAAAGGAACACTGGCGTAAGTTCGCGCTGTGGGAAGAAACCACGCGGACCGCCTTCATCTGGGTCGTGCCGGGATTGACGACGCCCGGCACACGCTGTGACCGTTCGGTGGATTTGATGTCGGTGTACCCGACGCTGTGCGAATTGACCGGCATCGCGACCCCGGATCACGTCAGTGGTCGAGACATCTCGTCGTTGCTGCGGGATCCGCAAGCGGCTTGGGAATTCCCGGCGATCACCACGCACGGACGCGGCAACCATTCGGTCAAGACCGAGACGCATCGTTACATCCGCTACGCCAACGGCGAAGAAGAACTCTACGACGTCGTCGCCGATCCTTACGAATGGAAGAACCTGGCCTCGAAACAGGGAAGTGACGCTATTAGGTCACAGTTGGCCAAGTGGTTGCCGAAGCAGGAAAAGCCCGAGCCAAAGAAGTAG
- a CDS encoding DUF4832 domain-containing protein, producing the protein MKNRVHAILRIFCCTVIYLLALLGDRTTTHAQQAFDLKPADSPLDNPLKGLVPYARPYPDRFPHSMEFSYLALSDLMLAEDAFDWRPLEKLLDDIASRGNQAVVRIYVEYPGKKRGIPKYLIKGGLKLHTYLNTNTAPLPPKQITTPDYEDEQLRSAFRAFIAAFGDKYDGDARLAYITAGLLGTWGEWHTYPRSDLWASKGTQGIVLDAYEAAFPSTPVLLRYPAGPDHGYQTENASRPFGYHDDSFAWATIDTGKQEDDWFYMPALKAAGGAAINKWKSHPIGGEIRPEAWGKIFDAPDQWPKQAQSFRDCVSQTHATWLMDTGLFREVASPQRLERATREVRRMGYDFFVRRAAFFPDERTGRCKINLQLINQGVAPFYADWPTEVALVDEAGKIAKRRLVPGLSMRGHLPSATAHELSASIDTAGLSGTYSVLMRVVHPLQGGKPLRFANAEQGQTKPGWLTLGKIRLR; encoded by the coding sequence ATGAAAAACCGAGTTCACGCGATACTGCGAATCTTCTGTTGCACTGTCATTTATTTGCTTGCGTTGCTCGGCGACCGGACCACGACCCACGCGCAGCAAGCGTTTGACCTGAAACCGGCCGACAGCCCGCTCGACAATCCGCTCAAGGGGTTGGTGCCGTACGCGCGTCCCTACCCGGATCGATTCCCGCACAGCATGGAGTTCAGCTATCTGGCACTCAGCGATCTGATGCTCGCGGAAGACGCATTCGATTGGCGGCCGCTGGAAAAGTTACTCGACGACATCGCTTCGCGCGGCAACCAGGCCGTGGTTCGCATCTACGTCGAATACCCCGGCAAGAAGAGAGGGATTCCGAAGTATCTGATCAAGGGCGGATTGAAGCTGCACACGTACCTGAACACCAACACGGCGCCGCTGCCGCCGAAACAGATCACGACACCGGACTACGAGGACGAACAGCTCCGTTCGGCGTTTCGTGCGTTCATCGCCGCGTTCGGCGACAAGTACGACGGAGACGCACGGTTGGCCTACATCACCGCCGGCTTGCTGGGCACCTGGGGAGAATGGCATACGTATCCACGAAGCGACCTCTGGGCCAGCAAAGGAACCCAAGGCATCGTGTTGGATGCCTACGAAGCCGCGTTCCCGTCGACTCCCGTCCTGCTGCGCTACCCGGCCGGACCGGATCACGGCTACCAGACCGAAAACGCCTCGCGCCCCTTCGGTTATCACGACGATTCGTTTGCCTGGGCGACGATCGACACCGGTAAACAGGAAGACGATTGGTTCTACATGCCGGCGCTCAAGGCCGCCGGTGGCGCGGCAATCAACAAATGGAAATCCCATCCGATCGGCGGCGAGATTCGCCCGGAGGCTTGGGGCAAAATCTTTGACGCCCCTGATCAGTGGCCCAAGCAGGCGCAGAGTTTCCGCGACTGTGTCAGCCAAACACACGCGACGTGGTTGATGGACACTGGTCTGTTTCGTGAAGTCGCTTCACCGCAGCGGTTGGAACGTGCAACGCGCGAAGTCCGGCGGATGGGGTATGATTTCTTTGTCCGCCGTGCGGCGTTTTTCCCCGATGAACGAACTGGCCGATGCAAAATCAATCTGCAGTTGATCAATCAAGGCGTCGCGCCGTTCTATGCCGACTGGCCCACCGAAGTGGCTCTTGTCGATGAAGCCGGCAAAATTGCCAAACGAAGGCTCGTTCCGGGGCTGTCCATGCGGGGGCACTTGCCGAGTGCAACGGCGCATGAATTATCGGCGTCGATCGACACCGCAGGGCTTTCGGGAACCTACAGCGTGTTGATGCGAGTGGTCCATCCACTCCAAGGAGGCAAACCGTTGCGGTTCGCCAACGCGGAGCAAGGACAAACGAAACCGGGCTGGTTGACCCTCGGGAAAATTCGCTTGCGGTAG